The Streptococcus pluranimalium genome contains a region encoding:
- the yaaA gene encoding peroxide stress protein YaaA, which yields MLQFLIPSAKEMVEEKPKNTAKLRSDKTTTIVKEMVQKDIPELLRLYHFKKEETALKEQQRWKDIYSGNSSTYKAIELYNGLMYRSLKTNLSSNALEYLTQTTYITTALYGIIPINDTIHPHRLDFNTSTLINNQSLKQFWKEEYDNFLKSNEQEAMISLLSSEFENIFSPEQRQQLIKIKFYEQTSSGKIKQHSTISKKGRGFFLHAAAENECQTIDDLKKLTFEGYHFEESELKNELIFIRSV from the coding sequence ATGCTCCAATTTTTAATACCATCAGCTAAAGAGATGGTCGAAGAAAAACCAAAAAATACTGCAAAATTACGGTCAGATAAAACGACTACCATTGTGAAAGAAATGGTACAAAAAGATATACCTGAACTACTCAGACTTTATCATTTCAAAAAAGAAGAGACAGCATTAAAAGAGCAACAACGTTGGAAAGATATTTATTCTGGAAACAGCTCTACATACAAGGCTATAGAGTTATACAATGGCCTAATGTATCGTTCCCTCAAAACAAATTTATCAAGTAATGCCCTAGAATATCTTACTCAAACCACATATATTACTACTGCATTATACGGTATTATTCCTATTAACGATACCATTCATCCTCATCGCTTAGACTTTAACACATCTACACTAATCAATAATCAATCCCTCAAACAATTTTGGAAAGAAGAATACGATAACTTCTTAAAATCAAATGAACAAGAAGCAATGATCTCACTACTATCTTCTGAATTTGAAAATATCTTTTCTCCTGAACAACGTCAGCAACTAATCAAAATTAAATTTTACGAACAGACTAGTTCAGGAAAAATAAAACAACACTCTACTATTTCCAAAAAGGGACGCGGTTTTTTTCTCCATGCCGCAGCAGAAAACGAATGTCAAACGATAGACGATTTAAAAAAGCTCACATTTGAAGGTTACCATTTTGAAGAATCTGAGTTAAAAAACGAATTAATCTTTATTCGAAGCGTTTAA
- a CDS encoding rhomboid family intramembrane serine protease — MSTFKKSPITLLLVLCISLIFCCMQLLYPGEAENASVIYHFGGLIGSILKENFSDFWRLLTPIFVHIGWEHFIFNTITLFFLGQLSEELYGHIKFLILFFLSGIMGNVFVLLLTPDVIVAGASTSIFGLFAAIVITGYFSNNPNLKNLSNSYRTLIIINLIFNIMTPNVSLVGHLGGLLGGVVLGMGLSPKDETTLSTFVKTISIIFYFIILISLILLAINQ, encoded by the coding sequence ATGTCTACATTCAAAAAATCACCTATTACTCTATTACTTGTTCTCTGCATCTCCCTTATTTTCTGCTGTATGCAATTGTTATATCCTGGAGAGGCGGAAAATGCCTCCGTTATCTACCATTTCGGTGGATTGATTGGAAGCATACTAAAAGAAAACTTTTCTGATTTCTGGCGTCTTCTGACACCAATCTTTGTTCATATTGGATGGGAGCACTTCATATTTAACACTATTACGCTCTTTTTCCTTGGACAATTATCTGAAGAACTCTATGGACATATCAAATTTTTAATTCTATTTTTCTTATCTGGAATAATGGGAAATGTATTTGTACTATTACTAACCCCTGATGTTATAGTAGCAGGTGCATCTACATCTATTTTCGGTCTTTTTGCTGCTATTGTTATTACAGGTTACTTTAGTAACAATCCAAATTTGAAAAATCTCAGTAATTCTTACAGAACACTGATTATCATTAATCTTATCTTTAACATTATGACTCCTAATGTCAGTCTTGTTGGTCATCTAGGAGGACTCTTAGGGGGTGTTGTTCTAGGAATGGGATTAAGTCCAAAAGATGAGACTACACTTTCTACTTTTGTCAAAACAATTTCAATCATTTTCTATTTTATTATCCTCATTAGTCTAATTTTATTAGCAATAAACCAATAA
- a CDS encoding 5-formyltetrahydrofolate cyclo-ligase codes for MSKEVQRQEMILKMKHFSKNSLQKNKIDTLLLEKLISTSYYHEARILATYLSMPHEFNTTPLITQAIKDKKTVVVPKTYPEGKMIFVKYDESQLRKTSFGLLEPISNLEVDKSCIDLIHVPGIVFSPDGYRIGYGAGYFDRYLADYSGNTISTIYSFQIQNFQKDTFDIPIRKLLY; via the coding sequence ATGTCTAAAGAAGTACAACGGCAAGAAATGATTTTGAAAATGAAACATTTTTCAAAAAATAGCCTACAAAAAAATAAAATTGATACCCTACTACTAGAAAAATTGATCTCTACGTCTTATTATCATGAAGCTAGAATCCTTGCAACATACCTTTCAATGCCTCATGAATTTAATACCACTCCTCTTATTACGCAGGCTATCAAAGATAAAAAAACAGTTGTCGTTCCAAAAACATATCCTGAAGGCAAAATGATCTTTGTAAAATATGATGAAAGTCAATTAAGAAAAACGTCCTTCGGACTCTTAGAACCTATTTCAAATTTAGAAGTTGACAAATCTTGCATTGACCTCATTCATGTCCCTGGAATTGTTTTCTCGCCTGATGGCTATAGAATTGGTTATGGCGCAGGATATTTTGATCGCTATTTAGCAGATTATTCTGGCAATACCATCAGTACTATTTATTCATTCCAAATCCAAAATTTTCAGAAAGATACCTTCGACATTCCGATTAGAAAACTATTATACTAA
- a CDS encoding IreB family regulatory phosphoprotein, with translation MGFTDETVRFNLDDANRKEISETLSNVYHSLAEKGYNPINQIVGYVLSGDPAYIPRYNDARNQIRKYERDEIVEELVRSYLTNHGVEL, from the coding sequence ATGGGATTTACAGATGAAACAGTTCGTTTTAATTTAGATGATGCTAACCGCAAAGAGATTAGTGAAACCCTTTCAAATGTTTATCATTCTTTAGCTGAAAAAGGCTACAATCCAATTAATCAAATCGTAGGTTATGTTCTCAGTGGAGATCCAGCTTACATTCCACGCTATAACGATGCTAGAAATCAGATTAGAAAATATGAACGTGATGAGATTGTGGAGGAATTAGTGCGTTCTTATCTTACTAATCATGGTGTAGAACTCTGA
- the ruvX gene encoding Holliday junction resolvase RuvX: MRIMGLDVGSKTVGVAVSDPLGFTAQGIEIIGINEEEKEYGLERLAELVSEYKVDKFVVGLPKNMNNSEGPRVEASKFYGDLIKERFGFPVDYQDERLTTVQAERMLVEQADISRGKRKKVIDKLAAQLILQNYLDRMF; this comes from the coding sequence ATGAGAATAATGGGACTAGACGTTGGTTCAAAAACAGTAGGTGTTGCTGTCAGCGATCCTTTAGGATTTACAGCTCAGGGTATCGAGATTATTGGAATCAACGAAGAAGAAAAAGAATACGGTTTAGAGCGTTTAGCTGAGTTAGTTTCTGAGTATAAGGTTGATAAATTTGTTGTAGGTCTTCCTAAAAATATGAATAACTCTGAGGGGCCGCGTGTGGAAGCGAGTAAATTCTATGGAGACTTAATTAAGGAGCGATTTGGATTCCCCGTTGACTATCAAGACGAACGTTTGACGACTGTTCAAGCGGAAAGAATGTTAGTTGAGCAAGCAGATATTAGTCGTGGAAAACGTAAAAAAGTTATTGATAAATTAGCGGCTCAACTTATTTTGCAAAATTATCTAGATCGTATGTTTTAA
- a CDS encoding DUF1292 domain-containing protein: protein MAENHNHEHEPEVITLVDDQGNESLFEILLTIDGKEEFGKNYVLLVPAGAQEDDNGEIEIQAYSFTENEDGTEGDLQPIPEDSDVEWDMIEEVFNSFIDEN, encoded by the coding sequence ATGGCAGAAAATCATAATCACGAGCACGAACCAGAAGTTATTACTTTAGTGGATGATCAAGGTAATGAAAGTTTATTTGAAATTTTACTGACTATTGATGGTAAAGAAGAATTTGGCAAAAATTATGTTCTTTTAGTTCCAGCTGGAGCTCAAGAAGATGATAACGGCGAAATTGAAATTCAAGCATACTCATTTACTGAAAATGAAGATGGTACTGAAGGTGATCTTCAGCCAATCCCAGAAGATTCAGATGTTGAATGGGATATGATTGAAGAAGTATTTAATAGCTTTATTGATGAAAATTAA
- a CDS encoding DUF2079 domain-containing protein produces the protein MLVTTSYQENNTMSLEGSDSFEEKMDSKIGGLAHFYVLLLSVIVSVVSILLPVVKEFSTVEQTQNLYTGLMMSKGVLPYNDIYAAGGFLYYAVIALSYLLGSNLWLIVIHFLAYYISGRYLYKIITNLTHSSEVAVAMNLLFYLFNLIVGFGGLYPIQWAFPFFLSMIWFLMSYFKNQIKDERFIVFGLMSTIGLFIEPRLLIFLLIAIFAISIFNIKSKRFARGFYQILCFIFGMILIGYVIGYFIFNEQLLAEYIAQPILFHLTVLQTGHEELLVSVIVQVILVLFSGMYFGFVRGSKTELTAVKIILMISIVVYSVYAIFSQSFNSYYLLFIIVQGLILASLRLVKDYQLSLSSRTHRRKRRESLAKKFFYQYFIKTYFLPFILFIGLVGQLGYHYYLASQVIDERQELASFITNTTDKDDKIYVWDNQATVYLASERQSLSKFSVPDLYTVTSKNKQSLEDSLLQDNAELLMFKKSIKLDQSIAKNISRHYKQVKVDGVNSFIVYKLK, from the coding sequence ATGCTAGTGACAACAAGTTACCAGGAAAATAACACGATGTCTTTAGAGGGATCAGATTCTTTTGAAGAAAAAATGGATTCCAAAATTGGAGGGTTGGCTCATTTTTATGTGCTCCTCTTGAGTGTAATCGTCAGTGTAGTATCTATTTTATTACCTGTTGTAAAAGAATTTTCAACGGTTGAACAAACACAAAATCTTTATACTGGATTAATGATGTCAAAAGGTGTTTTACCTTATAATGACATTTATGCAGCGGGCGGCTTTTTGTATTATGCAGTAATAGCCTTATCATATCTTTTAGGAAGCAATCTATGGCTAATTGTCATTCATTTTTTGGCTTACTATATTTCTGGTCGTTACCTTTATAAGATTATTACTAATTTAACACATTCAAGTGAAGTGGCTGTTGCCATGAATCTATTATTTTATCTTTTTAATCTCATCGTGGGATTTGGAGGTCTATACCCCATTCAGTGGGCATTTCCATTTTTCTTAAGTATGATTTGGTTTTTGATGTCTTATTTTAAGAATCAGATTAAAGATGAGCGTTTTATTGTTTTTGGTTTAATGAGTACAATTGGTTTATTCATTGAACCACGTCTGTTAATCTTTTTGCTAATTGCAATTTTTGCTATTTCTATTTTTAATATTAAATCAAAGCGTTTTGCGCGTGGTTTTTATCAAATCCTCTGTTTTATTTTTGGCATGATTTTAATTGGCTATGTTATTGGTTACTTTATTTTCAATGAACAACTATTAGCAGAATACATCGCTCAGCCGATTCTGTTTCATTTAACTGTATTACAAACTGGGCATGAAGAATTGTTAGTTAGTGTTATTGTTCAAGTTATTCTAGTCCTATTCTCAGGAATGTACTTTGGGTTTGTAAGAGGCAGTAAAACGGAGCTGACAGCAGTAAAAATTATTTTGATGATTTCCATCGTTGTTTATAGTGTTTATGCTATTTTTTCACAATCATTTAATAGTTATTACCTGTTATTTATTATTGTCCAAGGGCTCATTTTGGCCAGTCTTCGCTTAGTGAAGGATTATCAATTAAGTCTATCTAGTAGAACACACCGACGTAAAAGACGAGAGTCCCTAGCAAAGAAATTTTTCTATCAATACTTTATAAAAACATATTTTTTACCATTCATTTTATTCATTGGCCTTGTGGGTCAGTTGGGATATCATTATTATCTAGCGTCCCAAGTAATAGATGAGCGACAAGAACTTGCTTCTTTTATCACTAACACTACTGATAAAGATGACAAAATTTATGTTTGGGACAATCAAGCTACTGTTTATTTAGCCTCAGAAAGGCAATCACTATCGAAGTTCTCAGTGCCAGATTTATATACTGTAACGTCTAAGAATAAACAAAGTTTAGAAGATAGTTTGCTACAAGATAATGCGGAACTTCTCATGTTTAAAAAAAGTATTAAACTTGATCAATCAATAGCAAAGAATATTTCAAGACATTATAAGCAAGTTAAGGTAGATGGCGTTAACTCTTTCATTGTCTATAAATTAAAATAA
- the nrdD gene encoding anaerobic ribonucleoside-triphosphate reductase encodes MTMQKEMIAETNVTTQSRKQIEKYDGRLVAFDVQKLIASLEKSMTPSSLVTNEKLQLILEAILTKLSQHRTPTLKTKDIRTVTLQTLMTFQEEELAKSYQDFATSKQEYKNQEMDINVAINKLIGKDQSVVNENANKDSDVFNTQRDLTAGIVGKAIGLKMLPNHVANAHQKGDIHFHDLDYSPYTPMTNCCLIDFKGMLANGFKIGNAEVESPKSIQTATAQIAQIIANVASSQYGGCTADRIDEFLAPYAQLNYEKHLKDAQEWVLEGKQEAYAEQKTQKDIYDAMQSLEYEINTLFTSNGQTPFTSLGFGLGTSWFEREIQKAILNIRIKGLGSEERTAIFPKLIFTVKRGLNLEPDSPNYDIKQLALKCATKRMYPDIVSYDKIIELTGSFKAPMGCRSFLQGWKDENGQDITSGRMNLGVVTLNLPRIALESSGDINKFWDLFKEKMQVAKDALVYRVNRVKEASPANAPILYQYGAFGKRLGKNDDVNQVFNKRRATVSLGYIGLYEVATVFYGPDWEINPVAKDLTLDIIRQMKETCEAWSNEYDYHFSVYSTPSESLTDRFCRLDTEKFGIIKDITDKEYYTNSFHYDIRKNPTPFEKLDFEKDYPAAGASGGFIHYCEYPVLQQNPKALEAVWDYAYDRVGYLGTNTPIDKCYLCDFEGDFDPTERGFKCPNCGNTDPKTADVVKRTCGYLGNPQARPMVKGRHKEISARVKHMNGSSL; translated from the coding sequence ATGACAATGCAAAAAGAAATGATAGCAGAGACAAATGTAACTACTCAAAGTAGAAAGCAAATTGAAAAGTACGATGGTAGATTAGTTGCTTTTGATGTTCAAAAATTAATTGCTAGTCTTGAAAAATCTATGACACCAAGTTCTTTGGTAACAAATGAAAAACTTCAACTGATCCTAGAAGCAATTTTAACTAAGTTATCGCAACATCGTACCCCAACGTTGAAAACAAAAGATATTCGAACAGTTACTCTTCAAACCTTGATGACCTTTCAAGAAGAAGAGTTAGCAAAATCGTATCAAGATTTTGCTACTTCAAAACAAGAGTATAAAAATCAAGAAATGGATATTAATGTTGCCATTAACAAATTGATTGGTAAGGATCAATCGGTAGTTAATGAAAATGCTAATAAAGATAGTGATGTTTTCAATACTCAACGTGATTTAACTGCAGGGATTGTTGGTAAAGCAATTGGCTTGAAAATGTTACCTAACCATGTGGCTAATGCTCATCAAAAAGGGGATATTCATTTTCATGATTTAGATTATAGCCCTTATACACCAATGACCAATTGTTGTTTGATCGATTTTAAGGGCATGTTAGCTAATGGCTTTAAGATTGGTAATGCTGAGGTTGAAAGCCCTAAATCTATTCAAACAGCAACAGCTCAAATCGCCCAAATAATCGCTAATGTTGCTTCTAGTCAGTATGGTGGTTGTACGGCTGACCGCATCGATGAGTTTTTAGCACCTTATGCTCAATTAAATTACGAAAAGCATTTAAAGGATGCGCAAGAATGGGTTCTTGAAGGTAAACAAGAGGCTTATGCAGAACAAAAGACGCAAAAAGATATTTATGATGCTATGCAGTCTTTAGAGTATGAAATCAATACTTTGTTTACTTCAAATGGTCAGACTCCATTCACTTCTTTAGGGTTTGGACTTGGAACCTCTTGGTTTGAACGTGAAATCCAAAAAGCTATTTTAAATATTCGTATCAAAGGTTTGGGCAGTGAAGAACGAACAGCTATTTTCCCCAAATTGATTTTTACAGTCAAAAGAGGACTAAATTTAGAACCAGATTCTCCTAACTATGATATTAAACAGTTAGCACTCAAATGTGCGACTAAGCGTATGTATCCAGATATTGTTTCCTACGATAAAATCATTGAATTAACAGGCTCTTTTAAAGCACCAATGGGTTGTCGTTCCTTCTTACAAGGTTGGAAGGATGAAAATGGTCAAGATATCACTTCAGGTCGTATGAATCTAGGTGTAGTGACTCTTAACTTGCCTCGTATTGCTTTGGAATCTTCTGGGGATATCAATAAATTCTGGGACTTATTCAAGGAAAAAATGCAAGTTGCTAAAGATGCTCTTGTTTACCGTGTTAATCGAGTGAAAGAAGCCAGTCCGGCTAATGCGCCAATTCTTTATCAGTATGGTGCATTTGGAAAACGTCTAGGAAAAAATGACGATGTTAATCAGGTCTTTAATAAGCGTCGTGCAACAGTATCTCTTGGCTATATCGGACTTTATGAGGTAGCAACTGTCTTCTATGGACCTGATTGGGAAATTAATCCCGTTGCTAAAGATTTGACTTTAGATATTATCCGTCAAATGAAAGAGACTTGTGAAGCTTGGTCTAATGAGTATGATTACCATTTCTCAGTCTACTCAACTCCTTCAGAAAGTTTAACAGACCGTTTTTGCCGACTAGATACAGAAAAATTTGGTATCATTAAAGACATTACAGATAAAGAATATTATACCAATTCCTTCCATTATGATATCCGTAAAAATCCAACACCATTTGAAAAGCTTGATTTTGAAAAAGATTACCCTGCAGCTGGGGCTTCTGGAGGCTTCATTCATTATTGTGAATACCCAGTGTTACAACAAAACCCAAAAGCCTTAGAAGCAGTGTGGGATTATGCTTATGACCGTGTCGGTTATTTAGGAACGAATACCCCTATTGATAAGTGTTACCTTTGTGACTTTGAAGGGGATTTTGATCCAACAGAGCGTGGCTTCAAATGCCCAAACTGTGGTAATACGGATCCAAAAACAGCAGATGTTGTTAAACGAACTTGTGGTTATCTTGGAAATCCACAAGCTAGACCTATGGTCAAAGGAAGACATAAAGAAATTTCAGCTCGTGTTAAACACATGAATGGATCATCATTATAA
- a CDS encoding Gfo/Idh/MocA family protein — MLKIGLVGIGGISQKAYLPYMRQLPNIEWHIFTRNKDVRQGVSALFGHSEIYESLESLLKAPLDGVFIHAATKAHFDIASQFLIKGLPVYMDKPLTEDYKSTQKLYQLAQEHNTFLMAGFNRRFAPRVSDMAKLDQKRRIIVEKNDVNRLGDFKFKLFDFFIHPLDTALYLLDEQISSAHFKVIKENALLSQVSVVLETEQSVAIVGMNLQSGSRREIMEIQTPVETYHLENLDDLTIFKETDLLKKQFGSWDTTLYKRGFETIIDTFLEAIQTKENPVSPESSLLSHWLCHQINQSNTLSGELNVTLPK; from the coding sequence ATGCTAAAAATTGGCCTTGTAGGTATTGGAGGAATCTCTCAAAAAGCTTATCTTCCTTATATGAGACAATTACCTAATATAGAGTGGCATATCTTCACAAGAAATAAAGACGTTAGACAAGGTGTGTCAGCTTTGTTTGGGCACTCTGAGATTTATGAGTCATTGGAAAGTCTCTTGAAAGCCCCCTTAGATGGTGTTTTTATTCATGCGGCCACCAAAGCACATTTTGATATTGCCAGTCAATTTTTAATCAAGGGACTCCCTGTCTATATGGATAAACCATTGACGGAAGATTATAAATCTACCCAAAAACTCTATCAATTAGCACAAGAACATAACACCTTTCTAATGGCTGGGTTTAACCGTCGTTTTGCACCTAGAGTTTCTGACATGGCTAAACTTGATCAGAAACGTCGCATTATCGTCGAAAAAAATGATGTTAATCGCTTGGGAGATTTTAAATTTAAGCTCTTTGATTTTTTTATTCATCCTTTAGATACAGCATTATATTTACTTGATGAGCAAATCAGTTCAGCTCATTTTAAGGTAATTAAAGAAAACGCCCTTTTGAGTCAAGTTTCAGTTGTTTTAGAGACAGAACAATCTGTTGCAATTGTTGGGATGAACCTTCAGTCAGGAAGTCGACGAGAAATCATGGAAATTCAGACGCCAGTGGAAACGTATCACCTTGAAAATTTGGATGATTTGACCATATTCAAAGAAACAGATCTGTTGAAAAAACAATTTGGTTCATGGGATACGACGTTGTATAAAAGAGGTTTTGAAACGATTATTGATACTTTTCTTGAAGCTATTCAGACAAAAGAGAATCCTGTTAGTCCGGAATCTAGTTTACTAAGCCATTGGCTATGTCATCAAATCAATCAATCAAATACCTTGAGTGGAGAACTAAATGTCACCTTACCCAAATAA
- a CDS encoding GNAT family N-acetyltransferase has translation MSPYPNNPMLRRPTIEDKESILDMIDEYFKNDSPTAGLWNFSHSDFSFEDWLEANQLQEAGLFGKGVPAIQLVAFDDNQQALGFLNIRLRLNDELLLKGGHIGYSVRPSKRNQGIAKKMLKAAIEIAKTKNIRDILVTCHQNNPASRAVIIANGGLLENVVNETERYWIRNDE, from the coding sequence ATGTCACCTTACCCAAATAATCCGATGCTTAGACGTCCAACTATCGAAGATAAAGAAAGTATTTTAGACATGATTGACGAATACTTTAAAAATGATAGTCCAACAGCAGGTTTATGGAATTTTTCTCATAGTGACTTCTCTTTTGAAGATTGGCTAGAAGCAAATCAATTACAAGAAGCTGGTTTGTTTGGAAAAGGGGTACCAGCCATTCAATTGGTAGCCTTTGATGATAACCAACAGGCTCTTGGATTTTTAAATATCAGACTGCGATTAAATGATGAACTCTTATTAAAAGGTGGGCATATCGGCTACTCTGTTCGACCAAGTAAGAGAAATCAGGGAATTGCTAAAAAGATGTTAAAGGCTGCTATTGAGATTGCCAAAACGAAAAATATTCGAGATATTTTAGTGACCTGTCATCAAAATAATCCTGCTAGCCGAGCAGTTATTATAGCCAATGGTGGTTTGTTAGAGAATGTTGTTAATGAGACGGAAAGGTACTGGATCAGAAACGATGAATAA
- the nrdG gene encoding anaerobic ribonucleoside-triphosphate reductase activating protein: protein MNNPKPGEWKSEELSQGKIIDYKAFNFVDGEGVRNSLYVSGCMFHCEGCYNVATWSFNAGIPYTQALEERIIKDLSQPYVQGLTLLGGEPFLNTGILIPLLKRIKSELPNKDIWSWTGYTWEEMMLETDDKLEMLKMIDILVDGRYDRTKRNLMLQFRGSSNQRIIDVQRSLEYNKLIIWEKLQK, encoded by the coding sequence ATGAATAATCCTAAACCAGGTGAATGGAAATCAGAAGAATTGAGCCAAGGGAAAATAATAGACTATAAGGCTTTTAACTTTGTTGATGGTGAAGGCGTTAGAAACTCATTATATGTTTCGGGCTGTATGTTCCACTGTGAAGGCTGTTATAATGTTGCAACTTGGTCATTTAATGCGGGCATACCTTATACTCAGGCGTTAGAAGAACGTATTATAAAGGACCTATCGCAACCGTATGTTCAAGGCTTAACACTACTAGGTGGCGAACCGTTTTTAAATACGGGCATTTTAATACCTCTTTTGAAACGAATCAAATCAGAATTGCCTAACAAAGATATCTGGTCTTGGACAGGTTATACTTGGGAAGAGATGATGTTAGAGACAGACGATAAATTAGAGATGTTGAAAATGATAGACATTCTGGTAGATGGAAGATATGATCGAACGAAAAGAAATCTTATGCTACAGTTTAGAGGATCGTCAAACCAACGCATTATAGATGTTCAAAGATCACTCGAATATAACAAACTTATTATTTGGGAAAAATTACAAAAATAG
- a CDS encoding CHAP domain-containing protein — protein MKKRILSAVLLSGATLGATVSVNAEDYDTKIAAKDNAITNLTSQQAAAQSEVESIQTQVGTLSAQQADLEAQNVALKEKSATLSTEIQTLSEKIVARSESLKKQARSAQKQNTATNYINTVVNSKSISEAISKVVAIREVVSANHTMLEKQESDKAALAEKQKENQAAINTIAANQATLAANKSTLETQQAELKAAQATLAVELATVEGEKSSLVAEKSTAESVAASVSTSQSVAASVSASESTSIVEAAASASAVASEVAASVSASVAASESVAAVSASTAAVEAQQTSEVASVAPSQVATPASQVASVAPRNVVQPQAPAATQAAAPAPAVSPASTRRASSVMPTVNTAGNTYPVGQCTWGAKSLAPWAGNNWGNGGQWAASAAAAGFSVGSTPTVGSIAVWNDGGYGHVAVVVAVESSTRIQVMEANYNGIQSIGNHRGWFNPTATYQGAAVYIYPR, from the coding sequence ATGAAAAAAAGAATTTTATCAGCTGTTCTATTGAGCGGTGCTACGCTTGGAGCAACTGTATCTGTAAATGCAGAAGACTATGATACAAAGATTGCAGCTAAGGATAATGCTATTACTAATTTGACTAGTCAGCAAGCTGCTGCGCAGTCAGAAGTTGAATCTATTCAAACTCAAGTAGGTACATTATCAGCACAACAAGCAGATTTAGAAGCTCAAAATGTTGCTTTAAAAGAGAAGTCTGCGACTTTATCTACTGAAATTCAAACTTTATCTGAGAAAATTGTTGCGCGCAGTGAATCGTTGAAGAAACAAGCTCGTAGTGCTCAGAAACAAAATACGGCAACAAATTATATCAATACAGTTGTTAATTCTAAGTCAATCTCAGAAGCAATTAGTAAAGTAGTTGCTATCCGAGAAGTGGTTTCGGCTAACCATACAATGTTAGAAAAACAAGAGTCTGATAAGGCTGCTCTTGCTGAAAAGCAAAAAGAAAATCAAGCAGCTATCAACACGATTGCAGCCAATCAAGCAACTCTTGCTGCTAATAAATCAACATTAGAAACACAACAAGCTGAATTGAAGGCTGCCCAAGCAACTCTTGCTGTTGAATTAGCGACTGTTGAAGGTGAAAAATCATCTCTTGTAGCTGAGAAATCAACAGCAGAATCAGTAGCAGCTTCAGTTTCTACCTCTCAATCAGTGGCGGCTTCAGTTTCAGCTTCAGAATCTACATCAATTGTCGAAGCAGCAGCCTCAGCTTCAGCAGTAGCTTCGGAAGTAGCAGCATCAGTAAGTGCAAGTGTTGCGGCTTCTGAGTCAGTTGCTGCTGTATCAGCAAGTACTGCAGCTGTTGAAGCACAACAAACTTCGGAAGTTGCTTCAGTTGCCCCTTCTCAAGTTGCGACACCAGCATCACAGGTTGCTTCAGTTGCCCCTCGTAATGTGGTTCAACCACAAGCTCCAGCTGCTACCCAAGCAGCTGCTCCTGCACCAGCAGTATCACCAGCTTCAACACGCCGAGCTTCTTCTGTAATGCCAACGGTTAATACCGCCGGCAATACTTACCCTGTAGGTCAGTGTACTTGGGGCGCTAAATCACTCGCTCCTTGGGCTGGAAATAACTGGGGTAATGGTGGACAATGGGCAGCTTCAGCAGCAGCAGCAGGTTTCTCAGTAGGATCAACTCCAACTGTAGGTTCAATTGCTGTTTGGAACGATGGCGGTTATGGTCATGTTGCAGTAGTTGTTGCGGTTGAAAGTTCAACTCGTATTCAAGTTATGGAAGCTAATTATAATGGTATTCAATCAATTGGAAACCATCGTGGTTGGTTTAACCCTACGGCAACTTATCAAGGTGCTGCCGTATATATCTACCCAAGATAA